A genomic window from Methanovulcanius yangii includes:
- a CDS encoding diphthine--ammonia ligase, producing the protein MGVLFSGGKDSVFACWRAMQIESVSCLITLKSRNDESYMFHTPNIHLTSMQAQAAGLPLVEHITSGEEEKELADLKDAIVTARDCYGIDGIVTGAILSVYQATRIQHICNDLDLCCYNPLWHVNQERYLKELVEGGFEVIISGVFSAPFDASWLGRRLDTEMITELQRLSEKWQISLTGEGGELETLVTDAPFFSRRIGITSSETRYANYNGRYMITGAELIEK; encoded by the coding sequence ATGGGAGTTTTGTTTTCCGGAGGGAAGGATTCCGTCTTCGCGTGCTGGAGGGCAATGCAGATTGAATCAGTATCGTGCCTCATTACTCTCAAGTCGAGAAACGATGAGAGCTACATGTTTCACACTCCGAACATACATCTGACGTCCATGCAGGCACAGGCTGCGGGGCTTCCTCTCGTCGAACACATCACCAGCGGTGAGGAGGAAAAGGAGCTTGCCGATTTGAAGGATGCAATCGTCACCGCCCGGGATTGTTATGGCATCGATGGCATCGTCACCGGGGCGATATTATCGGTGTATCAGGCCACACGCATTCAGCATATCTGCAATGATCTCGATCTCTGCTGCTACAATCCTCTCTGGCATGTCAACCAGGAACGATATCTGAAGGAACTCGTAGAGGGTGGATTTGAGGTCATTATTTCAGGTGTATTCTCCGCTCCCTTTGATGCATCGTGGCTGGGACGGCGGCTCGATACTGAAATGATTACGGAGTTACAACGTCTCTCGGAGAAGTGGCAAATCTCACTGACGGGTGAAGGTGGAGAACTCGAAACTCTTGTGACCGATGCGCCGTTCTTTTCCAGACGCATCGGGATTACTTCTTCAGAGACGAGATATGCAAATTATAATGGGAGATACATGATCACCGGTGCGGAGCTGATAGAGAAATGA
- a CDS encoding glutamine amidotransferase-related protein has product MEIIHKEGVACISVHYSDFSMDDDPNIMGVIMCGTPLCDNSFSLNSGSFQWLLSCDIPVLGICAGFQALSLAFGGHLEEKTEIGMVSIRSTGRNDFIDTCEYEAYELHKYAPSPGDGFTILAESDRCIQAVKHQSRPFYGVMFHPEVRNEWVVKNFLSICGLASSNKSG; this is encoded by the coding sequence ATGGAAATTATTCATAAGGAGGGAGTTGCCTGTATTTCGGTCCATTATTCTGATTTTTCCATGGATGATGATCCGAATATTATGGGCGTTATTATGTGCGGGACGCCTCTCTGTGATAATTCCTTTTCGCTTAATTCCGGTTCTTTTCAATGGCTTCTCTCGTGTGACATTCCTGTTTTGGGAATTTGTGCCGGTTTTCAGGCCTTGTCACTTGCCTTTGGGGGGCATCTTGAAGAGAAGACTGAGATCGGTATGGTGTCCATACGATCCACCGGCCGGAATGATTTCATCGATACCTGTGAATATGAGGCCTATGAGCTGCACAAGTATGCACCATCACCGGGGGATGGGTTCACCATACTCGCAGAGTCCGACAGATGCATTCAGGCGGTGAAACATCAATCCCGGCCGTTCTATGGGGTGATGTTTCATCCGGAGGTGAGGAATGAATGGGTGGTGAAGAATTTCCTATCGATATGTGGCCTTGCTTCATCCAACAAATCTGGTTGA
- a CDS encoding NifB/NifX family molybdenum-iron cluster-binding protein has product MKIAVSIRDSESGATVEQRFGRTPQILIRDEESGEEQILDNPFADGAGGVGPKVVQLLVNNDVKAVITGQVGGNALAALRDSGITIYTCEQGVPVEDALGKYRAGTLPSIQ; this is encoded by the coding sequence ATGAAGATTGCAGTAAGTATCCGGGACTCGGAATCTGGAGCGACAGTAGAACAACGTTTTGGGCGCACCCCCCAGATACTCATTCGTGACGAAGAGTCGGGAGAGGAGCAGATCCTCGACAATCCCTTCGCAGATGGTGCGGGAGGAGTGGGTCCCAAGGTGGTGCAGCTTCTCGTGAACAATGATGTAAAGGCGGTTATCACCGGACAGGTCGGCGGCAATGCCCTTGCAGCCCTGAGGGATTCCGGCATAACAATCTACACCTGTGAGCAGGGTGTTCCGGTTGAAGATGCGCTCGGGAAGTACCGTGCAGGGACCCTTCCTTCCATTCAGTGA
- a CDS encoding ATP-binding protein yields MVQLVIASGKGGTGKTMLAANIAYCLSQTVETTLADCDVEEPNVHLFLPSEYDESPVCVANPVVDRDACTLCGQCADFCRYGALVVMQDRVFFNPSLCHSCGGCMLVCPEHAISETPRKIGTIEVRKPSSSLKIVTGRLNEGEVAVPAIISAVKNSVGKDENVIIDGPPGTACPVIETLHGADVCILVTEPTPFGLHDLAIAADVAEQLGVPACVVINKSDGRDEDIVAFCDQRKLPLLLRIPYSREWARVQGEGDLIVRHSLEWQDTFSRLFEEACNCRRAAE; encoded by the coding sequence GTGGTTCAACTTGTGATTGCCAGCGGCAAGGGTGGAACAGGGAAGACCATGCTTGCTGCAAATATTGCCTATTGTCTCTCACAAACGGTGGAGACAACTCTGGCGGACTGTGATGTGGAAGAACCGAATGTACACCTTTTTCTTCCGTCTGAGTACGATGAATCCCCCGTATGTGTAGCAAATCCGGTGGTGGACCGTGATGCATGTACCCTGTGTGGACAATGTGCTGATTTCTGCCGGTATGGCGCCCTTGTTGTGATGCAGGACAGGGTGTTTTTCAATCCCTCGCTGTGTCATTCCTGCGGTGGATGTATGCTTGTCTGTCCTGAACATGCAATATCCGAAACCCCCCGAAAGATTGGTACAATTGAGGTACGAAAGCCATCCTCCTCACTGAAAATTGTGACAGGCCGCCTTAATGAGGGTGAGGTGGCGGTACCTGCGATTATTTCCGCAGTCAAGAATTCTGTAGGAAAGGATGAGAATGTGATCATTGATGGCCCTCCGGGAACCGCCTGTCCGGTTATCGAGACCCTGCATGGCGCCGATGTCTGCATTCTCGTCACGGAACCGACGCCGTTTGGGCTGCATGACCTTGCCATTGCTGCCGATGTGGCGGAGCAACTTGGAGTGCCGGCATGTGTTGTGATCAATAAAAGTGATGGGAGAGATGAAGATATCGTAGCATTCTGTGACCAGAGGAAATTACCGTTATTGCTCCGCATCCCGTATTCCCGTGAATGGGCACGGGTGCAGGGTGAAGGCGACCTAATTGTCCGACACAGTCTGGAGTGGCAGGATACGTTTTCCCGTCTCTTTGAGGAGGCCTGCAACTGCAGGAGGGCCGCGGAATGA
- a CDS encoding ATP-binding protein: MIQIAVLSGKGGTGKTMLTAALATLISEPLITADADVDAANLALLLDAEVITTGSFYGMESSRIDATLCTGCGLCEDACRFDAIHEKNGVWTVDPIRCEGCAVCTMVCPTNAPRMEKIQNGDLYLSRTRYGLLSHARLNPGSGTTGLLVHEVKKQAISQADGAGILLIDGPPGIGCPLISAVSGVDVCILVAEPSVSSLHDLERLVRVCRQFGPRLYGVINKFDLSEKATGMILDWFVSEKIPLVGTIPFDDCVTEAVREGKPVTAFDCPAAQAIKTIWTQTADLEGINERM, from the coding sequence ATGATCCAGATTGCTGTTCTGAGCGGGAAAGGCGGCACCGGCAAGACCATGCTGACTGCTGCCCTGGCAACGCTCATCAGTGAACCCCTGATAACGGCCGATGCAGATGTTGATGCGGCAAATCTTGCGTTGCTTCTCGACGCTGAAGTGATCACTACCGGGTCGTTCTATGGAATGGAAAGCTCAAGGATTGATGCAACACTCTGCACCGGGTGTGGCCTCTGTGAGGATGCATGCCGGTTCGATGCCATTCATGAGAAGAACGGCGTCTGGACCGTCGATCCCATCCGGTGTGAGGGATGCGCGGTATGCACCATGGTATGCCCGACTAATGCGCCCCGTATGGAGAAAATTCAGAATGGAGATCTCTATCTTTCACGGACCCGGTATGGTCTTCTCTCACACGCCAGGCTCAATCCCGGGTCCGGCACAACGGGGCTTCTGGTCCATGAGGTGAAAAAGCAGGCCATCTCACAGGCTGATGGTGCCGGCATACTTCTTATCGATGGGCCACCGGGGATTGGGTGTCCGCTGATATCAGCGGTCAGTGGTGTGGATGTATGTATTCTTGTTGCCGAACCGTCCGTGTCGTCCCTTCATGATCTTGAACGTCTTGTCAGGGTATGTCGCCAGTTTGGTCCCCGGTTATATGGGGTGATAAATAAGTTTGATCTGTCGGAGAAAGCAACAGGGATGATTTTGGACTGGTTTGTATCGGAGAAGATCCCACTGGTTGGTACTATCCCCTTTGATGATTGTGTTACGGAGGCGGTTCGTGAAGGAAAACCTGTGACCGCCTTTGATTGTCCTGCCGCACAGGCCATTAAGACTATCTGGACGCAGACCGCAGATCTAGAAGGGATAAATGAGAGGATGTAA
- a CDS encoding DUF134 domain-containing protein produces the protein MRGCNEPGDPAGPRRGRPRKRRLMQREGLWRCYQPCCNPDDEGGTIPLHPEELEAIRLVDLLGHDQESAAMFMGVSRKTLWRDLHDGRRKIADALVNGKRIVIQGCELATSQEPCCLQQCVDDDIHPSSDDTK, from the coding sequence ATGAGAGGATGTAATGAACCGGGAGACCCCGCAGGACCGAGACGTGGAAGACCGAGAAAACGGCGCCTTATGCAGCGAGAAGGTTTATGGCGCTGTTACCAGCCATGCTGCAATCCTGACGACGAAGGAGGCACCATTCCATTACATCCGGAGGAACTGGAAGCGATTCGGCTGGTGGACCTTCTTGGGCATGATCAGGAGAGTGCGGCGATGTTTATGGGCGTGTCCAGAAAGACGCTCTGGCGCGATCTTCATGACGGCCGCAGAAAGATCGCCGACGCGCTTGTGAATGGGAAACGTATCGTCATTCAGGGATGCGAACTGGCCACTTCACAAGAACCGTGTTGTCTTCAGCAATGTGTGGATGATGACATCCACCCCTCTTCAGACGATACGAAATAA
- a CDS encoding NifB/NifX family molybdenum-iron cluster-binding protein: MSVAAGAPVDAGEAGVVDLAVVVRGAGETMADNSVRLGIATESGYVSAHFGHCSEYTLVTIENGTIVSNEMVRSPGHTPGALPAFLAGHGVTHVIAGGMGPRAVDLFCEQGIEVLLGVEGPVEDIPALFISGSITQGESMCHHEDGHHECSHE; encoded by the coding sequence GTGTCGGTCGCGGCGGGCGCCCCCGTGGATGCGGGAGAGGCCGGTGTGGTGGATTTGGCGGTCGTCGTCAGGGGCGCTGGTGAAACAATGGCGGATAATTCTGTACGTCTTGGAATCGCGACAGAGAGTGGATATGTCTCCGCACACTTTGGGCATTGTTCAGAATACACTCTTGTGACGATAGAGAACGGAACGATTGTGAGTAATGAAATGGTCAGAAGTCCCGGCCATACCCCCGGAGCCCTCCCCGCATTTCTCGCCGGGCATGGAGTTACCCACGTTATTGCAGGCGGCATGGGGCCGCGTGCCGTGGACCTTTTCTGTGAACAGGGAATCGAAGTTCTCCTTGGTGTCGAAGGTCCTGTTGAGGATATTCCAGCATTGTTTATCAGCGGTTCAATCACGCAGGGCGAGAGCATGTGTCATCACGAAGATGGGCACCACGAATGTTCTCACGAGTAA
- a CDS encoding methyltransferase domain-containing protein, translating to MGYVTWRDTQTAVVETDSPEAGSRLAYTHIVMEWLGECEPEYAEIKELVQSCHISTEKTYAARVKKMQDADIPESQLELERMVGSCVQGTVSLHDPEEIYRLIVTARRCYFGKVLYSIDRGSFGYRNPMRRAFFHPGVMMPILARGLVNLAMVRDGDLLYDPFCGTGGVLLEGEMIGAKVLGSDMDRTMLRGCRENLPSAQLFQADATVLPIGNDAIDAVVTDLPYGQSVCIMAESMEHLYSRSLTEIRRILKPGGRAIVVTHVDIDTLAAEYFTIIASYRQRVHKSLTRRILVLS from the coding sequence ATGGGGTATGTCACTTGGCGTGACACACAGACTGCAGTTGTTGAGACCGATAGTCCCGAAGCCGGGTCCAGACTTGCGTATACCCATATTGTTATGGAATGGCTTGGGGAGTGCGAACCGGAATATGCGGAGATCAAAGAGTTAGTACAATCCTGCCATATCTCCACGGAAAAGACCTATGCCGCAAGGGTGAAGAAAATGCAGGATGCCGACATCCCGGAATCCCAGCTTGAACTGGAACGAATGGTCGGGTCCTGTGTTCAGGGCACCGTTTCATTGCATGACCCCGAGGAGATCTATCGTCTCATAGTCACTGCCCGCCGGTGCTATTTTGGGAAAGTACTCTATTCGATTGATCGTGGTTCATTCGGGTATAGAAATCCGATGCGACGAGCCTTTTTCCATCCGGGAGTAATGATGCCGATTCTGGCCAGAGGGCTTGTCAATCTCGCCATGGTCCGGGACGGCGACCTCCTCTATGATCCGTTCTGTGGAACCGGGGGAGTCCTCCTCGAAGGAGAAATGATTGGTGCAAAAGTACTGGGAAGTGATATGGATAGGACGATGCTCAGGGGATGCAGGGAGAACCTTCCCTCCGCACAGCTATTTCAGGCGGATGCCACAGTATTGCCTATAGGCAACGATGCGATCGACGCTGTTGTCACCGACCTCCCATACGGACAGTCCGTCTGTATCATGGCTGAAAGTATGGAGCATCTCTACTCAAGGTCTCTCACGGAAATACGTCGCATCCTCAAACCTGGTGGACGTGCGATTGTGGTAACGCATGTGGATATAGACACCCTGGCAGCAGAGTATTTTACCATTATTGCATCCTATCGCCAGCGAGTGCACAAGAGCCTCACACGAAGGATCCTGGTTCTTTCCTGA
- the dnaJ gene encoding molecular chaperone DnaJ, whose product MGGKNYYDILNVPKNADQSEIKKAYRTLTKKYHPDISKEENAEEKFKEINEAYSVLSDQQKRAQYDQFGHEAYTNASKGSYQGGGGYGGGFNADFGGFGDIFDSFFGGGRSARRGPQPGADLLMRIQVTLKDAVFGVDRDIEVMHNEPCSHCDGTGSENKKTKVCPRCGGSGQERRANNTPFGQFVSMTTCSMCNGSGRLPEERCTVCKGTGHERVKRTITVNIPAGIESGMRLRMEGYGEAGDPGAPNGDLFIEIQVIPDKKFTRVGDNLEMTVEISPAQAVIGTRILIRTIDDREVELKVPPGVQYNTALKIPGEGIRRRGRPGDLLVRTKIVIPKHLSGEEKDLYTKILDIEGHSKKEGSKGFFQDLKDKMK is encoded by the coding sequence ATGGGTGGGAAAAACTACTATGACATCCTTAATGTCCCAAAGAATGCGGACCAGAGTGAGATAAAGAAGGCCTACCGGACCCTCACAAAAAAGTACCACCCTGATATCAGCAAGGAGGAGAACGCAGAAGAGAAATTCAAAGAGATCAACGAGGCCTACAGCGTCCTCTCCGACCAACAGAAGCGGGCCCAGTATGACCAGTTTGGCCACGAGGCGTACACGAATGCCTCCAAGGGCTCCTACCAGGGCGGAGGGGGATATGGAGGCGGCTTTAACGCCGACTTTGGTGGTTTCGGAGATATCTTTGACTCCTTCTTCGGTGGTGGACGATCCGCACGGCGCGGCCCGCAACCCGGTGCGGATCTCCTGATGAGGATACAGGTCACCCTAAAGGATGCAGTCTTCGGCGTCGACCGCGACATTGAGGTCATGCACAACGAACCCTGTTCGCATTGCGACGGAACAGGGAGTGAGAACAAAAAGACGAAAGTCTGTCCCCGATGTGGCGGCAGTGGACAGGAACGTCGGGCAAACAATACCCCCTTCGGACAGTTTGTCAGCATGACGACCTGCTCTATGTGCAATGGAAGTGGACGGCTCCCTGAAGAGCGGTGCACTGTCTGTAAGGGAACCGGCCATGAACGGGTAAAACGGACGATTACCGTCAATATCCCTGCAGGAATCGAATCCGGAATGCGGCTCAGAATGGAGGGATATGGAGAGGCCGGCGATCCGGGGGCACCCAATGGAGATCTCTTCATCGAAATTCAGGTCATCCCGGATAAAAAATTCACCCGTGTTGGTGACAATCTCGAGATGACCGTAGAGATCAGCCCGGCGCAGGCGGTGATTGGGACACGCATACTCATCAGGACCATCGATGACCGTGAGGTCGAGCTGAAAGTCCCTCCGGGAGTGCAGTACAACACCGCATTGAAAATTCCGGGAGAAGGAATACGCAGACGGGGCAGGCCCGGAGACCTTCTTGTCAGGACAAAGATTGTCATTCCAAAGCATCTCTCAGGTGAGGAGAAAGATCTGTATACCAAGATTCTGGATATCGAGGGACACTCAAAAAAAGAGGGATCCAAAGGGTTCTTCCAGGATCTGAAGGACAAGATGAAATAA
- the dnaK gene encoding molecular chaperone DnaK — protein MASEKILGIDLGTTNSCMSIMEGGKAVVIPNAEGGRTTPSVVAFSKDGERLVGSVAKRQAITNPQKTIISIKRDMGTDRKVAIDDKSYTPQEISAMILQKLKADAEAYLGEKISKAVITVPAYFNDAQRQATKDAGKIAGLEVMRIINEPTASALAYGIDKEEDVTVLVYDLGGGTFDVSILTLGDGVFEVQATAGDNHLGGDDFDQRVLDHLVEEFKKKEGIDLKNDVMAMQRLRDAAENAKKELSTVQKTNINLPYITTDSSGPKFLDIDLTRAKFEQLIEDLVDRTIGPVKQALDDAGIKASGIDHVLLVGGSTRVPMVQEKIKAVLHKDADKGINPDECVAIGAAIQGGVLSGEAKDVVLLDVTPLTLSIETLGGIATKLIERNTTIPTRKSQIFTTAADNQTSVEIHVIQGERALAKDNFTLGKFQLTGIPPAPRGIPQIEVGFDIDANGIINVSAKDLGSGNEQAITISGNKRLSEKEIEEMVNKAKQYEEEDQKNREEIEIRNTADTAVFSAEKLVRESADKISEEEKKKIEEAAEEVKTAIEGDDIEAIKTATESLTEAVYAVTVKLYQEAAAQAQSEGGAEQASASASEDDVVDAEYEVKGDNKKE, from the coding sequence ATGGCATCTGAAAAAATTCTCGGAATTGATCTTGGAACCACCAACTCATGTATGTCAATCATGGAAGGAGGAAAGGCTGTCGTAATCCCGAATGCGGAAGGTGGCAGAACGACCCCCTCCGTTGTAGCATTTTCCAAGGACGGCGAACGACTGGTCGGTTCAGTCGCGAAACGTCAGGCAATTACCAACCCCCAGAAGACCATCATCTCCATAAAACGGGATATGGGAACTGACCGGAAAGTAGCAATCGACGACAAGAGCTACACTCCCCAGGAGATCTCCGCAATGATTCTCCAGAAGCTCAAGGCTGATGCGGAGGCATATCTGGGGGAAAAGATCTCCAAGGCAGTCATCACTGTTCCTGCATATTTCAATGATGCCCAGCGTCAGGCAACCAAGGATGCAGGGAAGATTGCAGGCCTGGAGGTCATGCGTATCATCAACGAACCCACCGCAAGTGCCCTTGCCTATGGCATCGACAAGGAAGAGGATGTGACAGTACTGGTGTACGATCTCGGCGGCGGCACCTTTGATGTCTCGATCCTCACTCTTGGAGATGGCGTCTTCGAGGTACAGGCAACCGCGGGAGACAACCATCTCGGCGGAGATGATTTCGACCAGAGAGTTCTCGATCACCTCGTCGAGGAGTTCAAAAAGAAGGAAGGCATCGACCTGAAAAATGATGTCATGGCGATGCAGCGCCTTCGTGATGCTGCCGAAAACGCCAAAAAGGAGCTCTCGACGGTCCAGAAGACGAATATAAACCTCCCATACATCACCACCGATTCCTCCGGTCCAAAATTCCTCGACATAGACCTCACACGGGCCAAATTCGAACAGCTCATCGAGGATCTCGTCGACAGGACCATCGGCCCGGTCAAACAGGCACTTGACGATGCCGGCATCAAGGCATCCGGAATCGACCATGTCCTTCTCGTCGGTGGTTCGACTCGTGTCCCGATGGTCCAGGAGAAGATCAAGGCAGTCCTCCACAAGGATGCAGACAAGGGTATCAACCCGGACGAATGCGTTGCCATCGGTGCGGCAATCCAGGGAGGAGTCCTTTCCGGGGAGGCAAAGGACGTTGTTCTTCTGGATGTTACGCCGCTGACCCTTTCCATCGAGACCCTTGGCGGCATCGCGACCAAACTGATTGAAAGGAATACAACGATTCCTACCCGCAAGAGCCAGATCTTCACGACGGCAGCTGACAATCAGACATCTGTCGAAATCCATGTCATCCAGGGAGAACGCGCTCTCGCGAAAGACAACTTCACCCTCGGCAAGTTCCAGCTCACCGGCATTCCACCGGCACCACGCGGCATTCCCCAGATAGAAGTCGGCTTTGATATCGATGCAAATGGTATCATCAATGTCTCTGCAAAGGATCTCGGCAGCGGCAATGAACAGGCAATCACCATCTCCGGCAACAAGCGCCTCTCCGAGAAGGAGATTGAGGAGATGGTGAACAAAGCCAAGCAGTATGAGGAAGAAGACCAGAAGAACCGCGAAGAGATAGAAATTCGCAATACTGCCGACACTGCTGTCTTCTCTGCAGAAAAACTGGTCAGGGAATCGGCCGACAAGATCAGCGAAGAGGAAAAGAAGAAGATCGAGGAAGCTGCCGAAGAGGTCAAAACGGCCATTGAGGGCGACGACATCGAGGCAATCAAGACAGCAACCGAATCCCTGACAGAGGCCGTCTATGCCGTAACGGTCAAACTCTATCAGGAGGCTGCTGCCCAGGCTCAGTCGGAGGGCGGGGCCGAACAGGCATCTGCCTCAGCAAGTGAAGATGATGTCGTCGATGCGGAATACGAAGTAAAGGGCGACAACAAGAAGGAATAA
- a CDS encoding nucleotide exchange factor GrpE: MTKEENTAAGPGQKDPDTSKESPVKQNSGQDLNEGVPSATELETLQTENAVLQDRYLRLAADFENYRRRMTKEVSERSFRATEEFAVEILDIVDNMERALAIEDTQNIREGLEQIYKLLSNVLNRYEITPLECVNKPFDPETQEAIAYIPSEKDEGTVIDEVVKGYRMKDRVIRCARVAVSQGKPKEE, from the coding sequence ATGACGAAAGAAGAGAACACTGCAGCCGGTCCAGGACAAAAGGACCCCGATACATCCAAAGAATCCCCGGTCAAACAGAATTCGGGCCAGGATCTCAATGAAGGAGTCCCTTCCGCGACTGAACTCGAAACGCTTCAAACCGAGAATGCAGTGCTACAGGATCGCTACCTTCGTCTTGCCGCCGACTTTGAAAACTATCGCAGGCGCATGACAAAGGAAGTATCCGAACGATCGTTTCGTGCCACTGAAGAATTTGCGGTTGAAATCCTTGATATCGTGGACAATATGGAACGTGCATTGGCAATCGAGGATACGCAAAATATCAGGGAAGGTCTCGAGCAGATTTACAAACTTCTGAGTAATGTTCTCAACCGGTATGAGATAACCCCTCTTGAATGCGTGAACAAACCCTTTGATCCCGAAACTCAGGAAGCAATTGCCTATATCCCTTCAGAAAAAGATGAAGGGACGGTTATTGACGAAGTGGTAAAGGGGTATCGCATGAAGGATCGGGTTATCAGATGTGCCCGTGTAGCCGTTTCGCAAGGAAAACCAAAGGAGGAATAA
- a CDS encoding phosphoadenosine phosphosulfate reductase domain-containing protein encodes MTISTSPTVKIMRPTVGSSGRMPPHQREEEFISDAASTDLFYSCAIDILVREPIFRQSIYWCPECNVPLIARTCGCGTRGEELPLLKPYDVRPALSHDRNLILDLLKKRFGIERLPEIILFNKTGGLDRNDLIIMNGRRFGWLTFDPFTREYSIEITSEGLATVLDQIRDGVVDITDEVKKGGKRRIGGKKISIPCDIDDGPVILKSGLLYGTGIYNSGTLRVKKIGPVEPESWKNPSWEDAIRCNKPHLKNLERHAIRFIKYHRNDRQTCNVSFSGGKDSTVVHELARRAGVTESYFVDTGMEFPETVQFVRETDIPTILSGPDFQKGLEIHGLPKKDSRWCCEYLKLEPVSRWLQTRGPCVTVQGNRWYESFARSTLPGAIENPFNPNQLNISPIRAWRALEVFLYIWWRELPVNPLYEQGLERVGCWMCPAMLEAETGIAREKLPEKYQKWDTMLRKYGGREGMTEDALRCGLWRWDTLPPKMVELVKEHKIKIKR; translated from the coding sequence ATGACGATCTCCACCAGTCCGACAGTAAAAATTATGCGACCGACAGTGGGTTCTTCCGGGAGGATGCCCCCTCACCAGCGGGAGGAGGAATTCATTTCGGATGCAGCATCCACGGATTTATTTTACTCATGTGCCATAGATATACTGGTGAGAGAACCCATATTCCGGCAGAGCATTTACTGGTGTCCTGAATGCAATGTCCCTCTTATCGCCCGTACATGCGGATGCGGCACCAGAGGAGAAGAGCTGCCGCTTCTCAAACCATATGATGTCAGGCCTGCGCTGTCACATGATAGAAACCTGATACTGGATCTCCTGAAGAAACGCTTTGGCATAGAACGCCTTCCGGAGATCATTCTCTTCAATAAAACCGGCGGTCTCGACAGAAATGATCTGATTATTATGAATGGTCGAAGGTTCGGATGGCTGACCTTTGATCCTTTTACCCGTGAATATTCCATCGAGATTACATCCGAGGGTCTTGCCACGGTCCTGGATCAGATCCGGGACGGCGTTGTGGATATCACCGATGAAGTGAAGAAGGGGGGCAAACGACGTATTGGCGGGAAAAAAATTTCCATTCCCTGTGATATCGATGACGGTCCCGTCATTTTGAAATCCGGACTCCTCTATGGCACAGGAATATATAACAGCGGAACCCTCCGTGTCAAAAAGATTGGCCCTGTCGAACCGGAATCATGGAAGAATCCTTCATGGGAGGATGCAATCAGGTGCAATAAACCCCACCTGAAGAACCTGGAACGACACGCCATCAGATTCATCAAATACCACCGGAATGACAGACAGACATGTAATGTCTCCTTCTCCGGGGGTAAGGATTCGACCGTTGTTCATGAACTTGCCAGACGGGCAGGAGTTACAGAGAGCTATTTTGTTGACACCGGCATGGAATTTCCGGAGACTGTACAATTTGTCCGCGAAACTGACATACCGACCATACTCTCGGGGCCGGATTTTCAAAAGGGGCTGGAGATCCACGGTCTTCCTAAGAAAGACAGCAGATGGTGCTGTGAATATCTGAAGCTTGAGCCGGTGAGCAGATGGCTCCAGACGCGGGGCCCATGTGTAACAGTACAGGGAAACCGCTGGTATGAATCCTTTGCACGTTCTACCCTTCCCGGGGCGATTGAGAATCCGTTCAATCCGAATCAGCTTAACATATCACCTATCCGGGCTTGGAGAGCCCTTGAGGTATTTCTTTATATCTGGTGGAGGGAACTTCCGGTCAACCCACTTTATGAACAGGGTCTCGAACGGGTCGGATGCTGGATGTGTCCTGCGATGCTGGAGGCAGAAACAGGAATTGCACGGGAAAAACTTCCGGAAAAATACCAGAAATGGGATACAATGTTAAGGAAATATGGAGGGAGGGAAGGCATGACCGAAGATGCGCTTCGCTGTGGATTATGGCGGTGGGACACCCTCCCCCCAAAAATGGTTGAACTCGTAAAAGAGCATAAAATCAAAATTAAGCGATAA